In bacterium, the following are encoded in one genomic region:
- a CDS encoding helix-turn-helix domain-containing protein, whose protein sequence is MKHVNAKDVLPPDLLVQVYEHVPRGGLLYLPRRAAAARIRRNLEIFRMHSEGKTITEISERMMIHRATVYRVLSHFVLKKSTA, encoded by the coding sequence GTGAAGCACGTAAACGCGAAGGACGTTTTGCCGCCCGACCTGCTGGTTCAGGTCTACGAGCACGTGCCGCGCGGCGGGTTGTTGTATCTGCCGCGTCGAGCGGCGGCGGCCCGCATCCGGCGCAACCTGGAGATATTCCGGATGCACTCGGAAGGCAAAACCATCACGGAAATCAGCGAACGGATGATGATCCATCGCGCCACGGTCTACCGCGTGCTGTCGCATTTCGTACTAAAGAAAAGCACAGCCTAG